Proteins from a genomic interval of Rhodothermales bacterium:
- a CDS encoding amidohydrolase family protein, with product MKRSLVATALLLSACAAPQPDLVIRNAQVLDVDTGELTSASVVVRDGVISEVSPSWSGIADTEVDAEGRVLIPGLVDAHTHVDHPDELNLYPAFGVTGVMVLRGFPNHLTWRSEIEEGTRFGPRMFLTGDYMDGYPPWMQPMLSVRDSASARAAVRRQLDAGFDMIKVYTRLPNELREAIVQETHAAGSCVIGHAGPDTGLDTLVAMGQDNIAHGNDINRWYFNDGDTDENVARTTQTIAAGSRTTVTPNLSWTGGLLAQGTSLDSLLARPVARALHPAILQPFRPANNRYIRNSEEWVPQVRARLEVENAVTLALQEAGVPLLAGTDASTAGVFPGDALHEELRMLVDAGLTPLQALQAATSNAGDFLRRCVNDDLRMGRIAEGYVADLVLLDDNPLEEITHSRSIAAVFTDGQLHTRGQLQARLDSLNAAYNPLRPAVIDLEQALFSGRTDRARVLFDSLRTVYPGEILFSQYTPFFVGFGYLYGENGFSTDPERLDAALDLYSMYAETYPDYHSAHYQLGLTHLARGDTAAARSSLEQAIAIHPDYPDALDRLQGLDD from the coding sequence ATGAAGCGCTCCCTCGTCGCCACCGCGCTCCTTTTGTCCGCGTGCGCAGCGCCGCAACCCGATCTCGTCATCCGCAATGCCCAGGTCCTCGATGTGGACACGGGCGAACTCACCAGTGCTTCGGTGGTCGTTCGAGACGGTGTTATCAGCGAGGTGAGTCCCTCGTGGTCCGGCATCGCTGATACCGAGGTGGATGCTGAAGGCCGCGTGCTGATCCCCGGGCTCGTCGACGCACACACCCATGTGGACCACCCCGACGAATTGAACCTGTATCCGGCGTTCGGGGTGACAGGCGTCATGGTGCTTCGGGGCTTCCCGAACCACCTGACGTGGCGCTCCGAGATTGAAGAAGGCACCCGGTTCGGCCCGCGCATGTTCTTGACCGGCGACTACATGGACGGCTACCCACCCTGGATGCAACCCATGTTGTCCGTGCGCGACAGCGCATCCGCCCGGGCGGCCGTGAGGCGTCAGCTCGATGCGGGCTTCGACATGATCAAGGTCTACACCCGGCTGCCGAACGAGCTGCGAGAGGCCATCGTCCAGGAGACACATGCGGCCGGCTCCTGTGTGATCGGCCACGCAGGGCCGGACACCGGGCTCGACACCCTTGTTGCGATGGGCCAGGACAACATCGCACACGGCAACGACATCAATCGCTGGTATTTCAATGACGGGGACACTGACGAGAACGTGGCGCGCACTACACAGACCATCGCCGCGGGCAGTCGGACTACGGTCACCCCGAACCTCAGCTGGACCGGAGGACTGCTGGCGCAGGGCACGAGTCTGGACAGTTTGCTGGCACGGCCGGTGGCCCGGGCCCTGCATCCCGCGATTTTGCAGCCCTTCCGACCGGCCAATAACCGGTACATCCGCAACTCGGAGGAATGGGTCCCGCAGGTGCGCGCCCGCCTGGAGGTTGAAAATGCTGTAACGCTGGCCCTGCAGGAAGCCGGTGTACCCCTGCTCGCAGGAACCGATGCGTCGACCGCAGGCGTCTTTCCGGGCGATGCGCTCCACGAGGAACTGCGCATGCTGGTAGATGCCGGGCTTACCCCACTGCAGGCGCTGCAGGCCGCCACCAGCAACGCCGGCGACTTCCTGCGACGCTGTGTGAATGATGACCTCCGAATGGGCCGCATCGCCGAGGGCTACGTGGCCGACCTCGTGCTGCTGGACGACAATCCGCTTGAGGAGATCACCCACTCTCGCTCCATAGCGGCCGTGTTCACGGACGGACAGCTGCACACCCGTGGCCAGCTGCAGGCACGCCTGGATTCGCTGAATGCGGCTTACAACCCCCTGCGCCCCGCCGTCATTGATCTGGAACAGGCGTTGTTCAGCGGCCGCACCGATCGTGCGCGTGTGCTGTTCGACTCACTGCGCACCGTGTACCCCGGGGAGATCCTTTTCAGCCAGTACACGCCCTTTTTCGTTGGTTTTGGCTACCTGTACGGCGAGAACGGCTTCAGCACGGACCCTGAACGCCTTGACGCGGCGCTCGACCTGTACAGCATGTATGCGGAGACCTATCCCGACTATCACAGCGCGCACTACCAGCTGGGCCTGACCCACCTTGCCCGTGGGGACACCGCCGCGGCCCGCTCGTCGCTCGAACAGGCAATCGCCATCCATCCTGACTATCCTGACGCCCTGGATCGACTTCAAGGACTGGATGACTAG
- a CDS encoding SUMF1/EgtB/PvdO family nonheme iron enzyme: MTRLTPALLLLLVLPARAADLRIENVRVDATNADTSTNTVSLTFDVSWTGSWRTNTNHDAAWIIARFEREPGVWSDLRFAVDGHSAQGVKLKTSPLSSGTSVGLLVLASGQETTQASVSAVWHYGASGLEALPAPANVRLTGIEMVFVPPGPHLVGSPAATNGFYAAGSEDGFWVTSEDELAVGTGDLHYDVPEGEEWTGGDGMGPVPAAWPKGTAGFYIMKFAATEGQYAAMLSTLPTRARMARDVSAYPQYRENGGTITCYESDCVSAMQDKHAAFLTWADGIAFASWAGLRPMTEFEYEKAASGTPDGEKRYDDGNPPVSVYTSRRTSDWGVVDMRGGLWERVVTLGNPQGRAFAGSPGRGFLDELGQPYGFMNPDWPGPQAIGSGFRGGTEGVLGLSATADRTYGAYEASYGNQSQGFRGVLDVR; the protein is encoded by the coding sequence ATGACTAGACTGACCCCTGCGCTCCTCCTCCTGCTGGTACTGCCGGCGCGAGCAGCAGACCTGCGCATTGAAAATGTGAGGGTCGATGCGACCAATGCCGACACCTCCACGAACACGGTGAGCCTGACCTTCGACGTCTCGTGGACAGGCAGCTGGCGCACGAACACCAACCACGACGCCGCCTGGATCATCGCGCGCTTTGAGAGGGAGCCCGGAGTCTGGAGTGACCTCCGGTTTGCCGTGGACGGGCACTCGGCGCAGGGCGTGAAACTGAAGACGAGTCCGCTGTCTTCAGGTACCTCGGTGGGCCTTCTGGTGCTGGCGTCCGGTCAGGAGACCACGCAGGCCTCCGTGAGCGCTGTGTGGCATTACGGCGCGAGCGGTCTGGAGGCCCTGCCCGCACCCGCCAACGTGCGCCTCACGGGCATCGAGATGGTATTCGTTCCGCCGGGGCCGCATCTGGTAGGCAGTCCAGCGGCTACCAACGGTTTCTACGCAGCCGGATCGGAGGACGGGTTCTGGGTCACGTCGGAGGACGAGCTGGCGGTCGGCACGGGCGACCTGCACTACGACGTGCCCGAGGGCGAAGAATGGACCGGTGGTGACGGGATGGGTCCCGTGCCTGCCGCCTGGCCCAAGGGCACCGCGGGCTTCTACATCATGAAGTTTGCCGCAACGGAAGGACAGTATGCGGCCATGCTGTCCACACTGCCGACTCGCGCTCGCATGGCCCGGGACGTGTCGGCCTACCCGCAGTACCGCGAAAACGGGGGCACGATCACCTGCTATGAGTCCGACTGTGTGTCCGCGATGCAGGACAAGCATGCGGCGTTTCTGACATGGGCCGACGGCATTGCGTTCGCCTCCTGGGCCGGCCTCCGGCCGATGACGGAGTTCGAGTACGAGAAGGCCGCCTCAGGCACGCCAGACGGCGAAAAGCGGTACGACGACGGCAACCCCCCGGTAAGCGTATACACCTCCAGGCGCACCTCGGACTGGGGCGTGGTCGATATGCGCGGAGGTCTGTGGGAACGGGTGGTCACTTTGGGCAATCCGCAAGGGCGCGCCTTTGCTGGATCACCGGGTCGAGGCTTTCTGGATGAGCTGGGCCAGCCCTATGGATTCATGAATCCCGATTGGCCGGGGCCGCAGGCCATCGGAAGCGGCTTTCGAGGCGGCACCGAGGGCGTTCTCGGTCTCTCGGCGACCGCCGACCGGACCTACGGGGCCTACGAAGCCTCGTACGGCAATCAGAGCCAGGGCTTCCGCGGTGTACTCGACGTGCGATAG
- a CDS encoding VCBS repeat-containing protein — MHTFSSGRLPFDGPGLAAALLATLLAILVPNATAQFFDTPPVDVAGTYLTSLAWGDYDGDNDPDLLLAGCTGDFCMSPLTKLYRNDGGTLVEVPAPFKAAGAGVVRFVDLDGDDDLDVFVSGFAGLWGAHTTIYRNDGGSFSQLTTLKGMLGAAADFADYDGDDDLDLVLSGCTMLSTAGMTCTSPETILYENEGDGTFWAPATPWLAQLAVGSVSFQDIDGDNLPDLLLTGVDSSNDPHTVVYRNAPQGTFTEIPVGLTDFAAGQVAWADVDGDSRPDLALNGCTDSSCTVGGAVYRNTSTVGAFSFSLETNIPGTASGSLDAADVDRDGEVDLILTGCSDLDLNAMTCSTPVSSLLLGDGAFGFVDAGESLVGLGLSDAELADFNNDGKLDLALGGTTSDPDEIWGIEGLVYTGIGGPDPSAFTSAQILDGLYLASLDWGDYDGDGDLDLVVAGCVDALCNTAETTLYRYTGSGFVDSGIALDGAGGGVVKFADLDGDNDLDLFVSGSKGIIMGAHATVYENEAGGFWPQSSLGAFIGTAVAFGDVDNNGTIDMAVSGCTDIDVMNMVCNAAVSRIYQNDGDANFTDAAAGLTQLSIGSLALLDRENDGDLDLLQTGIDAGGTPTTILYDNVGGTFTDSGEVLPDFAGGDVAVADLDYDGDFDLLLSGCRDASCSTPGVNMLLNQGNGTFVASPEEAELFANAGGSIDTGDYNNDGAIDILITGCMTLDLAKSDCWGPATKLYDGDTGVAGEIALSTEVLTPVGISDAQFGDYDNDGKLDIALVGTTSDPNAVDGRHLEIYHGHAAAVNVRPNPPLAPLVAVIGDEATVTFLSPTPDDWTPTDALSYNLRVGTTPGGTDVLSPMALVDGQRLVAEWGNIQQNQQWTLENLPAGTYYMAVQAIDQAYAGSRFSNERAFIVEPVARFVDLTVDKTVRNVPNDPDGFVPGEEVLFDIRVSSANLAGAETVTTVIVDDILPAGLTYVPFSATTGPGITFNTVTHTWTIDAIEPGETVELGIRAVVDAWVVSDLENCAEIWDYDEHELIENLSGLAGALPGGALDPITNPADAEGDQDCTTVRIRGRQDKIDLELSKAADPSSAVVGDVVEFTLTLTNSSADGPVIPATNIIVRDYLPGSMSYVWDTATSPADDNRVVSVDQNSLTWVVSDLASDESITLSFQAVVNQTGTHVNAAEVWDVDQVGLDHDSQTGEEGGAYDPNAQNQDDEAEASVEVRPVAKKADLSLTKTVSHATPNVGDEITFTVTVTNTGAATEGVIIRDELVDGSACFSHNSSGLAFSKGMLAVESGGAYRWIVDVAAAASETFRITGWVTCKNAFRNEAEIVDSGTLEDASQGNDWAAASVDPVHVPAGKADLSLSKSVSNAYPNVGDEITFTVTVKNDGEATTGVVVKDIFDDSYGCFSYTTSGIGISKGAVTPHSNSTIEWTLDLAAYAQETLTITGWVGCDTPFTNNAEITDSGSKEDKSAGNDWASVTVDPKGTLPPPSDALCYLIADNDAEHQPSHDVLTVLYAGATQDVKVAFTGTSMIEAAAFNPWNRKLYAADARSLGIVDLNTGHYQKIGEFGSGWGVNHHGQRVERGFLDVDGLAFDPYSSDQLFGTVRKTGEPDLLIRIDPATGKAVKGAFGPGQDFVTIQGVHGLTDIDDIAISPWDGTLYAINNRDGQHSRLVTLDRHTGRALKVLDLPLGNVEGLAFYGDGTLYGTAGEGHESIVIIDLNTRKATVQAGLGAGGRDYESIDCLTNGTNRLSAMYYQDLNGDGIFQVGETPAAQRVVQLMRDVDGDRTGDVVVAETHTDASGNAVFEPAATGDFVLKLVEGGESAASVVGFGGQVEVGQLALAATSTSSESLSEVPGGFRIEGNYPNPFNPQTTIAFDIAETARVRLAVVDMLGRELAVLVDGQVSAGRHTAVFDAGNVPSGVYLVRMSTAEHTLTHSMTLIK, encoded by the coding sequence ATGCACACCTTTTCTTCAGGTCGACTCCCCTTTGACGGACCCGGTCTTGCCGCAGCACTGCTGGCAACGCTGCTCGCAATCCTGGTTCCGAACGCAACGGCCCAGTTCTTCGACACTCCCCCAGTGGACGTCGCAGGCACCTATCTGACCTCCCTGGCCTGGGGGGACTATGACGGTGACAATGATCCGGACCTTCTCCTTGCCGGTTGCACCGGCGACTTCTGCATGTCGCCCCTCACCAAGCTGTACCGCAACGACGGCGGCACCCTGGTTGAGGTGCCGGCCCCCTTCAAGGCGGCCGGAGCCGGCGTCGTGCGATTCGTGGACCTTGACGGCGACGATGACCTCGACGTGTTCGTATCCGGGTTCGCGGGACTGTGGGGCGCACACACCACGATTTATCGCAATGACGGAGGGAGCTTCTCCCAGCTGACCACGCTGAAGGGCATGCTGGGCGCGGCCGCAGACTTTGCCGACTACGACGGCGACGACGACCTGGACCTCGTGCTGTCGGGGTGCACCATGCTGAGCACGGCAGGGATGACGTGCACCTCACCGGAGACCATTCTGTACGAAAACGAAGGTGACGGCACCTTCTGGGCACCAGCTACGCCTTGGCTGGCCCAGCTTGCCGTCGGATCGGTCTCCTTTCAGGATATCGACGGAGACAACCTCCCGGACCTGCTTCTCACGGGCGTCGACTCCTCCAACGACCCGCACACGGTGGTCTACCGCAACGCCCCTCAGGGCACCTTCACCGAGATTCCGGTCGGCCTGACGGATTTCGCCGCGGGCCAAGTGGCCTGGGCCGATGTGGACGGTGATTCCAGGCCGGATCTCGCGCTGAACGGATGCACCGACTCCTCCTGTACGGTCGGCGGTGCAGTCTACCGCAACACCTCCACGGTCGGCGCCTTCTCCTTCTCCCTGGAGACCAACATTCCCGGCACGGCGTCCGGCAGCCTGGATGCCGCCGATGTCGACCGGGATGGCGAGGTCGATCTGATTCTCACCGGATGCTCGGATCTGGACCTCAATGCCATGACCTGCTCCACGCCGGTTTCGAGCCTGCTCCTTGGAGACGGCGCGTTTGGGTTTGTGGATGCCGGGGAGAGCCTCGTCGGCCTCGGCCTGTCCGACGCTGAATTGGCCGACTTCAACAACGACGGCAAACTTGATCTGGCCCTCGGCGGCACGACCTCCGACCCGGATGAGATCTGGGGCATCGAGGGACTGGTCTACACAGGTATCGGGGGCCCGGACCCAAGCGCATTCACCAGCGCCCAGATTCTGGACGGACTCTACCTCGCATCGCTCGATTGGGGCGACTACGACGGTGACGGCGACCTCGATCTTGTTGTCGCAGGCTGCGTCGACGCACTGTGCAACACGGCTGAAACCACGCTGTACCGCTACACCGGCAGCGGCTTTGTCGACTCCGGTATCGCGCTGGACGGTGCCGGCGGCGGCGTGGTCAAGTTCGCCGACCTGGACGGTGACAACGACCTGGACCTGTTTGTGTCCGGCTCCAAAGGCATCATCATGGGCGCGCACGCCACCGTCTACGAGAACGAAGCCGGCGGCTTCTGGCCGCAGTCGTCGCTAGGCGCCTTCATTGGTACCGCCGTGGCATTCGGCGATGTCGACAACAACGGCACCATAGACATGGCCGTGTCCGGCTGCACGGACATCGACGTCATGAACATGGTGTGCAACGCAGCCGTGTCCCGCATTTACCAGAACGATGGCGACGCGAATTTCACCGATGCCGCGGCGGGCCTGACGCAACTGTCCATCGGCTCGCTGGCGTTGCTGGATCGCGAAAACGACGGTGACCTGGACCTGCTTCAGACCGGCATTGATGCCGGAGGAACGCCCACCACCATTCTTTATGACAATGTCGGCGGCACCTTCACCGATTCCGGAGAAGTGCTGCCCGATTTCGCCGGCGGAGACGTGGCCGTCGCCGATCTCGACTACGACGGCGACTTTGATCTGCTGCTCAGCGGCTGCCGCGATGCCAGCTGCTCCACGCCGGGCGTGAACATGCTGCTCAATCAGGGCAACGGCACCTTCGTCGCAAGCCCCGAAGAAGCCGAGCTGTTTGCCAATGCGGGCGGTTCCATAGACACGGGTGACTACAACAACGACGGCGCCATCGACATCCTCATCACGGGGTGCATGACGCTGGATCTTGCCAAATCCGACTGCTGGGGCCCGGCCACCAAGCTATACGACGGTGATACCGGCGTCGCCGGTGAGATTGCCCTCTCGACAGAAGTACTGACCCCGGTTGGCATCTCCGATGCCCAATTCGGCGACTATGACAACGACGGCAAGCTGGATATCGCGCTTGTAGGGACGACCTCAGACCCCAACGCGGTCGACGGGCGCCATCTGGAGATCTACCACGGTCATGCTGCCGCTGTGAACGTGCGTCCGAATCCGCCGCTCGCGCCGCTGGTAGCCGTAATAGGGGACGAGGCCACCGTGACCTTCCTGTCTCCCACGCCAGATGACTGGACCCCGACTGATGCCCTCTCCTACAATCTGCGGGTAGGCACTACCCCCGGCGGCACGGACGTTCTCTCCCCCATGGCTTTGGTCGACGGTCAGCGCCTGGTCGCCGAGTGGGGCAACATCCAGCAGAACCAGCAGTGGACCCTGGAGAATCTGCCGGCAGGCACGTACTACATGGCCGTTCAGGCGATCGATCAGGCCTACGCCGGGTCCCGCTTCTCGAATGAGCGAGCCTTTATTGTCGAACCCGTCGCCCGCTTCGTCGATCTGACCGTAGACAAGACCGTGCGCAACGTGCCGAATGACCCGGACGGCTTCGTGCCGGGCGAAGAGGTGCTGTTCGACATCCGCGTATCCAGCGCCAACCTGGCCGGCGCAGAGACGGTGACGACCGTCATCGTTGACGACATCCTGCCGGCCGGTCTCACCTACGTGCCCTTCTCGGCCACAACCGGGCCCGGCATCACGTTCAACACCGTGACGCACACCTGGACCATCGACGCGATCGAGCCGGGCGAGACGGTGGAGTTGGGCATCCGCGCGGTTGTCGATGCGTGGGTGGTCAGCGACCTGGAAAACTGCGCCGAGATCTGGGACTACGACGAGCACGAGCTCATCGAGAATCTGTCCGGACTGGCCGGCGCCCTGCCGGGCGGTGCCCTGGACCCGATCACCAATCCGGCCGACGCCGAAGGCGACCAGGACTGCACCACGGTGCGCATCCGCGGCCGACAGGACAAGATTGATCTGGAGCTGAGCAAGGCGGCCGACCCGTCCTCAGCTGTGGTCGGCGACGTTGTCGAGTTCACGCTGACGCTGACCAACTCATCGGCCGATGGGCCGGTCATTCCGGCGACCAACATCATCGTTCGCGACTACCTGCCGGGCTCCATGTCCTACGTCTGGGATACCGCCACCTCGCCCGCCGACGACAATCGTGTGGTAAGCGTGGATCAGAATTCCCTGACCTGGGTGGTGTCCGACCTCGCGTCGGATGAATCCATCACCCTCTCCTTCCAGGCCGTCGTCAATCAGACCGGTACGCATGTCAATGCCGCCGAGGTCTGGGACGTCGACCAGGTGGGCCTGGACCATGATTCGCAGACCGGCGAAGAGGGCGGCGCCTACGATCCCAATGCGCAGAACCAGGACGACGAGGCCGAAGCCTCCGTTGAGGTGCGTCCTGTCGCCAAGAAGGCCGACCTCAGTCTGACCAAAACTGTGAGCCACGCCACACCCAATGTGGGCGACGAAATCACGTTCACCGTGACGGTCACCAACACCGGCGCGGCCACTGAAGGCGTCATCATTCGCGATGAGCTCGTGGACGGCTCGGCCTGCTTCTCCCACAACTCGTCCGGGCTCGCCTTCTCGAAGGGCATGCTGGCCGTCGAGTCCGGCGGGGCCTATCGCTGGATCGTGGACGTCGCAGCGGCAGCCAGCGAGACGTTCCGCATCACCGGCTGGGTGACGTGCAAGAACGCATTCCGCAACGAGGCAGAAATCGTGGACTCCGGCACTCTGGAAGATGCCAGCCAGGGCAATGACTGGGCAGCGGCTTCCGTGGATCCGGTTCATGTGCCCGCAGGCAAGGCAGACCTGAGCCTCAGCAAGAGCGTCTCCAATGCCTACCCGAACGTCGGAGACGAGATCACCTTCACGGTGACCGTCAAGAACGACGGTGAAGCCACCACCGGCGTGGTCGTGAAGGACATCTTCGACGACAGCTACGGATGCTTCTCCTATACCACCTCGGGGATCGGGATTTCCAAAGGCGCCGTGACGCCGCACAGCAACTCCACCATCGAGTGGACCCTGGATCTTGCCGCCTACGCCCAGGAGACGCTGACGATCACGGGCTGGGTGGGGTGCGATACCCCGTTCACCAACAACGCCGAGATCACTGACAGCGGCTCCAAAGAGGACAAGAGCGCCGGCAATGACTGGGCCTCCGTAACGGTAGACCCCAAAGGCACGCTGCCTCCGCCTTCAGACGCTCTGTGCTACCTGATCGCCGACAATGACGCCGAGCATCAGCCCTCGCACGACGTGCTGACGGTGCTTTACGCAGGCGCCACGCAGGACGTCAAAGTGGCGTTCACAGGCACGTCCATGATCGAAGCGGCTGCGTTCAACCCGTGGAACCGCAAGCTCTACGCCGCCGACGCGCGTTCGCTGGGCATCGTCGATCTGAACACCGGGCACTACCAGAAGATCGGCGAGTTCGGAAGTGGCTGGGGCGTAAACCACCACGGCCAGCGCGTGGAGCGCGGCTTCCTGGACGTCGATGGGCTCGCGTTCGATCCCTACAGCTCGGATCAGCTTTTCGGCACCGTTCGGAAAACCGGCGAACCCGACCTCCTGATTCGCATCGACCCGGCAACCGGCAAGGCCGTCAAGGGCGCGTTCGGGCCTGGCCAGGACTTTGTGACCATTCAGGGTGTGCATGGGCTCACCGACATCGACGACATCGCCATCTCGCCCTGGGACGGCACGCTGTACGCAATCAACAACCGGGACGGGCAGCACAGCCGCCTCGTGACCCTCGACCGGCACACGGGCCGTGCACTCAAGGTGCTCGATCTACCGCTGGGCAACGTCGAAGGACTGGCCTTCTACGGAGACGGCACCCTCTACGGGACGGCTGGTGAAGGACATGAGTCGATCGTGATCATCGACCTCAACACGCGTAAGGCCACCGTGCAGGCGGGCCTCGGAGCCGGCGGACGTGACTACGAGTCCATCGACTGCCTCACCAACGGCACGAACCGCCTCTCCGCCATGTACTACCAGGATCTCAATGGTGACGGCATCTTCCAGGTCGGAGAAACCCCGGCCGCCCAGCGCGTGGTGCAACTCATGCGTGATGTAGACGGAGACCGCACGGGCGATGTGGTTGTTGCCGAGACACACACAGACGCCTCCGGAAATGCCGTCTTCGAACCGGCAGCCACCGGCGATTTTGTCCTGAAGCTCGTGGAAGGCGGAGAGTCCGCCGCATCGGTCGTCGGATTCGGTGGTCAGGTGGAGGTCGGGCAACTGGCTCTTGCAGCCACCTCGACCTCAAGCGAGTCCTTGAGCGAGGTCCCGGGTGGCTTCCGCATCGAGGGCAACTATCCCAACCCGTTCAATCCGCAGACGACCATTGCCTTCGACATCGCTGAGACCGCAAGGGTCAGACTGGCGGTCGTCGACATGCTCGGCCGCGAACTGGCGGTGCTGGTCGACGGCCAGGTGTCCGCAGGACGGCACACCGCCGTGTTCGATGCCGGCAACGTGCCCAGCGGCGTCTACCTGGTACGCATGTCGACTGCAGAACACACGCTGACGCACTCGATGACACTCATCAAATAG